From the Aspergillus puulaauensis MK2 DNA, chromosome 1, nearly complete sequence genome, the window AAGCTAAGAGAAACAGTGGAACTTAAATAACACAAAAAATTCACTTAGTATCTATATGTTATTAtgaaatatttaataatGGCTCCTTGACACTTTGTCCTTTCCGTTTCGGCAGGCTGTTCCACATGTTTTGCTCTTCGCATCACTGGCATACACATCTAGACTTTGATCTAACACAAACATAACCCAAGCACGAGCCTCATAAGGATTTGCCTCCACATCCAGGAGGAAAGTAACCCGACTCGTTCAGTCTTTCCACGCTATCACCTAGTCCGGGCTCGCGCGAAATTTCCGCCGCCTGGCAAAAGAAGTTTGCGACATGCGGACCTTCTCGAGCGGGGGCTGCTTAACGTCCGAAACAAGGTTATATGCGCGATCGCGGATTTCTTTAAGCGTGTTGGATAAAATTGTTTACCCAGTCGAAATATCGATTAACACAGTGTTAGGCTTGATTGGTCAGAAACCACGAGTTTGAGGCGAACATAATCCGCAATGTCACCACTAGTATTTCAAAAGGGTGACGACCTTTTCAGCTACACGTAGGATTTATCTGTCGAACCGGTAAATAACCAGTTCACGATTCCCGTTCTCGCCAAGCAGGTACCGTTCGGTTCCACAGATTCTCCCCTTGCCTGTGAGCTCGAAGATATCGGCATTCTTCAAAGTGATAGCGGATGACGGGGTTCTGATGCTCAAGGAAGGTTTCAAGTCAAACGGCCATGTTGCTTGTGATAAATGAAGACAGTAGCCAACTTGGGCTTTCTCGTCCACGGATTCCGAAATTACGGTATACCATGGCTCATCACACACCGCGAGACTAAGTGGATTCGCTTGTAGACTGCTATTTCCCCGGTAAGGAGGCAGTATAAGATCGAGGTTTTGTCTCCAGCAGGGGCCGTGACCAGTGACTGGGATGCTTGTTACCTGGACTTGTGACGTCCATTCAGCAGGCCCAACAAATCGATCGACGGGGCCTGTGCATAGATTTTCAAATATCTCTATTGCTTGATTGTCCTCGGTGATGTTTAGCCATTGTATACCTGGGAGGCCTCGTTGTCTGACGGAGTAAAACCCTAGCTCTTGGAAGCCGAACCTTGAGACAATGTGCGGGCCCAgatctcctgcttctccccATAGCCGCCCCGTTGGGTCCAAAGAGGGTCTGTACGTGGATGGTTTAGAGATGTCCCATATTGATAAAGATTCTATAGGAGCATCCTCATCTGCGGTGTATAGACTGCGATTAGGTTGCCAGAAATATATGGCATAATGGGTTTGGCTATGAGTTGAGTAAAAGCGGTCCCTTTCGCTGAGAGGATGGCCAAGAAACATGATCTTCCACTCATTGCGAAAGGTTATGCTCCAGCTGTTGGATGTCTTGGCCACGTCGAATGAAGAAGCAAAGTGACGATGAACACCGTCGCTGTCGTTCAGCCAATGGAAGGCTTTCGGCTCAGCCCATTCCACAATGAGGACCCGGCGTTGGAGCCGAGTTCTCCGGATTACCTTGCCTGTAATGATGAACGGCACCATAAACTTCCTGTCGCTGTCAAGGTCCATGAGAACTAAACACGTATGGTCTGCACTTGGATATACCAACAGCCCATCGTCATACGACCAGAAGGACTCCGAAAAGGGTATATCCACCCGCTGCATAAGGTGACTGGCGTGAATATCCCATGGCTGCACCTGAAACCATTCTCTTTCACCAGAAACACCGAACTCTTCACATAACTTGTGCCTTTGGATTGATTTGGGCTTTCCGCGGCCGAGGTGTTCATACCTCGAGGCAATTCGGTCGAAAAATGAGCGCCAATAGTTGCTATCGTTCGTTTCTGCTAAGAGATCATAGTCATGCTTGGCGTAAAGCTCTCTGACCTCTGTCGCTAGTGGGAAAAGCTTCTTTAACAGCGGTATCAGATTGGCTGGGTTTCCAAACGCTTCATTCCACAACCGAGAGACGCGCCGACAGCGAACTATATCACTTCCCCCGAGAGAGCCTAAGATCATCCAAAAGAGCTCGCGTGGCAATAAGGGTAGATCCAAGGACTGTGAATCCCAGGTCTGTGGCATGTCGAAACTTTCTGCCATTGCGAGTGCAGGGATGGTGCAATTCGTAGATTATCTCATAATATCTAGAGCAAGACCATTAGCATTTCGGTGCTCACAATCATCCAAAGCTGTAAACATAAAAGACAAGCGGCAAAAGGGCGATTCATAGGTATGCCCACCATGTTGTGAAGTCGATGGTGATCGACTGCGGGGGCGGAATTGAGCACCGTGGAGCGCGCCACATGCCAAGAGCTTTAGGACACCTTGCTTttaccttcttcaaccttgcCAGCTACAGCTTAAATACAGCTCTTATCTTCGCTGATATGCTTCGTGCATGATCTTTGATCTCTTCATCAGACCATACAGCTACCCAGAAACTGATTGTACACTAACTCCATCATGGTGCAGTTAAGCTCTGCGCTTTGCGTCGCCGCATCGCTTTTGGCAGCTCTGCCAGTCAATGCAGATGGGCTTTATACTAAGAAATCTCCGGTTTTGCAGCTCAATCAGAAAAGTTACAAACAACTGATTGCTAACTCAAACTACTCCTCTGTATGTGTTACCCCTTCAGAAGCCTGATTCCTCAGAACAGAGCTAACCTCTATACCAGATAGTAGAGTAAGCTCCCAAATCCTACGTGCGTGTTTACAAGCGGTTCCTAAACGATCTAAACTTTTGCAGGTTCTACGCTCCATGGTGCGGTCACTGCCAGAGCTTGAAGCCTGCCTACGAGAAAGCGGCGAAGAACCTGGACGGACTGGCCAAGGTTGCGGCCGTCAActgcgatgaagatgagaacaAACCGTTTTGTGGGCAGATGGGCGTACAGGGTTTCCCAACACTGAAGATCGTGACGCCTTCCAAGAAACCCGGCAAACCCAGTGTGGAGGATTACCAAGGCCCTCGGACCGCCAAAGGAATTGCCGACGCGGTAGTAGAGAAAATCCCGAATAATGTGAAGAGACTCACGGATAAGAACCTTGATGAGTGGCTCTCTCAGGACGAAGCGTCGCCGAAGgctcttctcttcactgAAAAGGGCACAACGAGCGCTTTGATCCGCGCCCTCGCGATCGACTTTTTGGGTAGCGTTAAAGTGGCGCAGATCCGCAGCAAGGAAtcggctgctgttgagaagtTTGGCGTCACCGAATTCCCAAGCTTGGTTTTACTTCCAGGAGATGGGAAAGAGCACACAGTCTACAATGGCGAACTCAAGAAGGGCCCGATGGTCGAGTTCCTTAGCCAAGTAGCGTCTCCCAACCCTGATCCCGCACCCGCTTCCGAAAAGGCGAAGAGCAAgtcatccaaatccagcgAGTCTGAAAAGAAAGCGAAACCGAGCGAATCATCTGAGTCCGAAGAATCCGCTGCGGAGTCCAAGCCCTCCACCCCAGTTCAGGCACCCCCTCAAGCGCCCGCCATCCCTGCCTTTGAAACCCCCGAGGCTCTGGAAACCGCCTGTCTCGCACCCAAGTCCGGCACTTGCGTTCTTGTCCTAGTTCCAGAGCCTGCTGAATCAGATGCAGAGTCCGCTGGTCCTGCCAAGGAGGCACTTGAGACTCTCGCACAGGTTGCGCATAAGCGCACCATCCCCACGTATAATATCCCTGCGTCAAATGCCGCGGCGAAGACCCTCAAAACTAGCCTTGGCCTATCCGAGGATGCGCAGTCAGTTGAGGTTATTGCGGTAAACGCACGAAGGGGTTGGTGGAGACATTATGATCCCTCGGAGAGTGCAGACTATGGCCTACACCGGGTAGAGGCATGGATTGATGCTATTCGTATGGGTGAAGGGCCTAAGAACAAGCTCCCGGATGGTATTGTGGTTACCAAAGACAAGGCAGAGGAGAAAACTGACCATGATGAACTGTAAACGTGGCAAAGAGTCACCGTGAGAATTCATTCCAGAAAAACCATAAGTAAATGTATTAGCTAGCTGGAATTGAAGTCATTTTCCCTATTCAAAGACATTGCACACGTAACTTCTATTCGAACTTTTGGATATACCCGGGCGATTAACCTATATACAAAAACAATGCCTgtgcaaaagaaaacaccaTGGTTTCATGCATTAGGAAGGGTGATGCACAGCTTGATTTAACTAagacctcttcttcttctttccctcggttcccttctttccctcaGTCCCCTTCTGGATGACCTTCTGTCGCTTGGACTCAACTTCCTGGTCGTAGAGCTCGCGCGCTGTTTCGCCCTTCTTGCGTTTGCTCTGCTTCGAGGACTTTACACTGACGGTTGGGGCGCCGCCAGCACGGATTtgcttctctgcttcttcccagcCGGCTTCTCCATTACTTATCTCGTATCTGGAGGCTGTAAATCAGTTATTGTTCGCTCATTGGGGGGTTTATTTTTTACGGAGGAAAATGGGGAAGGTTCTGCCACGTAGTGAATAGAGCAAATAGGGTATGGACTCACTTGTCGAGAGGTAGGGAGTCAATCAGCGCGCGTTGTTTCTCGCGCATCTCGGTATTGATCTCTTCACCACCTTCACGAAGCTCATCGTCGAGAGTTGTCTCGAGTGGCTTGAAGCGCTCATCAACGACTTCGTCGTGTGCATCGGGACCGGCCTCAGTGGTGGGAACCTGGTCCGCGGGAAGCGTATCTGCGACAGCGTTCTCCTGGAGGGAGCGGAAGTAGGTGGACATCTTGCGCACGATCTTGAGGAACATGGCGAGAAGTTGAGAGGATGGAAGAGTCAATTCCTTTTCCAGATCGTCCACGGACTTGCGCTGGAGaccgatggcgaggaggatggacTGTTGAATGCCGGAGAGGCTGACGCTACCGTTAAGACGGCCGGAGAAGTACCAGGTTGCAATGGTGGGTACCATATCTAAGATAACATGGTAGTCAAGGAGGTTGTTTGCGTAGCTGTCTAGTCGCTTAAGGTcgaagggagagaaggcTGCGTCGAGGTCGGATTTTTTGAGAGGCGGTGGAGCTAGGGATGAATCGAGGTTGGCGCCTGCGGTCGCGGACTCACCGATACTAAGTGAGAGGACAGACGCGAAAGTTCGGAATTGGTATGAGAGGAGAGAGACGAAGCGTCGGTGGAAGTCTCGGGCGAAGGCACCCAACCAGCTGGCGTCATTGGAGCCGGTACTTAGGGTTCGGAGCATCACGCACGAGTGTTCACCAGTAAGGTCATTCGCTGTTTGGCGGAGGTATACAGGTGCAAACGAAGCTCGCTTCCAAAACTTGTGAAGAGAAGGTGTCAGGCCGTAGCTGACACCAAGGTAGTCTAGATCGTCAGGCCGACGTTCCGACAACTTGCCAAAAAGCGGTGGCATGGAACGAATATCGCGAACTTGAATATTGTCGTCGAGGAGGTTGGAGTTGGTGAGCTCTTCGTCAGTGACCCTGACCATCTCCTCCTGCGACTCCGCTAGTCTCTCCGACAGGTCGGTGAATTTACCCTCAAAGAAGTCCACCAAGAGTTCCAGAGCGCGAGATCCATAACCCATGCTCAGATACTCAGGATTTGTGGCGATGCGGACAACTCTAGCACCGGAAAGACCAGCAAAGTCTTCATCCTGAAATTGTTGGCTGACAAGCCAGGGAATCAAATCTCCGCCAGCGCGTTGTCCACGACTCAAGCTGTTGAGAACACTCTGTCGGCTGATTCGACCTTCTAGGGCAACCTGAATGACACATAAGGGCTCCGGCAATTTAGCCGCGTCCTCGTCAATAGGTGGTACAAGAACGAACAACTGGTGCGCGGGCGCATCACTCATCAATTGCAAATCGTTGGGCGTGTTCTTATAGTGACTGGCAACATAAAGAGCCATCATCTGCTGTAGGAACTTTTCGGAGACAGggtggaaagaaaacaaggtgTCACGATTAACCTGGAGTAGCTGACACTGAGAGGGATGCGGGCAGCCTTGGGTATTCATACGAGACTTCGGTAATGTCGCATCAAGGCACAGAACCTTGTTCAACCACTTCTCTACAGAGTCACCAGGCGCATATCTGATCGGCTCAGATAGGGTGATCTCTCGCAGGGAGCGCCCACCCAAGCCTTTATCAGAGTTCTTTTCGATTTTTCCAGTTGCTCGTGAAGCAACATCGGTATCATCTTGACCCGGAATCTTTGCACCACCCCTTGACTGTTCGCGGAGCTGTTGAATAAGTTTCAGTGAGAGTGACCTGCCGGTTCCCTCGTATCCGTTTATTGTTGACGCCATAAAAACAAGGTATGGCCCCATCAGTTTCCGGACGAGTGGCAGAGGGATTGCGGCAGCCTCATCAATGACCAGAAGTTCTGCTTGTCCAAGAACGTGGGCATCCTGGGGTTGGATGTATTGAATGGTTTGACGGTGTTGGCGGTGGATATTTACTCTAACGATAGCCTTGTTGAAGTCAGGGTTGGTAGACTGAAGAATGGTGTAATCAGCGTGGTCGGCGTATCCGAGAGCATCAAATCCCTTGAATACAAATTCAAATAGGGTTTTCAAGTTCTCGGGGCTTGGTGAAGTAATAAAAACATTACTATAGCCGTAAGCGATGGCTGCCGCGATAGCGACACCAAGAGCAGCGGATTTACCACGACCTCTGGCGGCAGTCAGCGTGACGGTGTTTCGAAGCGTCTTTTCGGCAATAGCATCCACAAAAGTTAGGAGTGCCTTCGCTTGGTCAACTGTTCTGGCTAGGTTGACCAAGGATCCAACAGGCTGGGACTCTGCAAGGTCGTCTTTGATCTTTTCCAgttccttcttcgccccTTTGCTGTTATCACCGGCCTCCTCAGGTGGAGGGAGTGGTTTCACATTCTTTCCGCCGGAGATTGGCAAAACGTTCATCTCGTCATCGACAACCAGGCAGGAGTCGCAACTACCAAGAGAAAGGATGAAACGCTCGTTAAATCGCGCGACCACGTCATCGTGAGCCTCGGTCCTGTATCTGGAGTGGATGTCCATCGACAATGTGTAAAGCTGCTTTAAGC encodes:
- a CDS encoding F-box protein (COG:S;~EggNog:ENOG410PMBA;~InterPro:IPR001810,IPR036047;~PFAM:PF00646;~go_function: GO:0005515 - protein binding [Evidence IEA]), translating into MAESFDMPQTWDSQSLDLPLLPRELFWMILGSLGGSDIVRCRRVSRLWNEAFGNPANLIPLLKKLFPLATEVRELYAKHDYDLLAETNDSNYWRSFFDRIASRYEHLGRGKPKSIQRHKLCEEFGVSGEREWFQVQPWDIHASHLMQRVDIPFSESFWSYDDGLLVYPSADHTCLVLMDLDSDRKFMVPFIITGKVIRRTRLQRRVLIVEWAEPKAFHWLNDSDGVHRHFASSFDVAKTSNSWSITFRNEWKIMFLGHPLSERDRFYSTHSQTHYAIYFWQPNRSLYTADEDAPIESLSIWDISKPSTYRPSLDPTGRLWGEAGDLGPHIVSRFGFQELGFYSVRQRGLPGIQWLNITEDNQAIEIFENLCTGPVDRFVGPAEWTSQVQVTSIPVTGHGPCWRQNLDLILPPYRGNSSLQANPLSLAVCDEPWYTVISESVDEKAQVGYCLHLSQATWPFDLKPSLSIRTPSSAITLKNADIFELTGKGRICGTERYLLGENGNRELVIYRFDR
- a CDS encoding putative disulfide isomerase (COG:O;~EggNog:ENOG410PG1G;~InterPro:IPR036249,IPR013766,IPR017937;~PFAM:PF00085;~SECRETED:SignalP(1-22)), whose amino-acid sequence is MVQLSSALCVAASLLAALPVNADGLYTKKSPVLQLNQKSYKQLIANSNYSSIVEFYAPWCGHCQSLKPAYEKAAKNLDGLAKVAAVNCDEDENKPFCGQMGVQGFPTLKIVTPSKKPGKPSVEDYQGPRTAKGIADAVVEKIPNNVKRLTDKNLDEWLSQDEASPKALLFTEKGTTSALIRALAIDFLGSVKVAQIRSKESAAVEKFGVTEFPSLVLLPGDGKEHTVYNGELKKGPMVEFLSQVASPNPDPAPASEKAKSKSSKSSESEKKAKPSESSESEESAAESKPSTPVQAPPQAPAIPAFETPEALETACLAPKSGTCVLVLVPEPAESDAESAGPAKEALETLAQVAHKRTIPTYNIPASNAAAKTLKTSLGLSEDAQSVEVIAVNARRGWWRHYDPSESADYGLHRVEAWIDAIRMGEGPKNKLPDGIVVTKDKAEEKTDHDEL
- the KRE33 gene encoding ribosome biosynthesis protein KRE33 (BUSCO:EOG09260ETR;~COG:S;~EggNog:ENOG410PGJP;~InterPro:IPR007807,IPR027992,IPR032672,IPR000182, IPR033688,IPR013562;~PFAM:PF13725,PF08351,PF05127,PF13718;~TransMembrane:1 (i293-312o);~go_function: GO:0005524 - ATP binding [Evidence IEA];~go_function: GO:0008080 - N-acetyltransferase activity [Evidence IEA];~go_process: GO:0016072 - rRNA metabolic process [Evidence IEA];~go_process: GO:0034470 - ncRNA processing [Evidence IEA]), whose translation is MPRKAIDSRIPALIQNGIQEKKRNFFVVVGDRAKDIIVNLYHIRSQFDVKQNKSVLWAYKKDLLGFTSHRKKREAKIKREVKRGIREANDEDPFELFVTLNQIRYVYYKETEKILGNTYGMCILQDFEAITPNLLARTIETVEGGGTVIMLLKSMNSLKQLYTLSMDIHSRYRTEAHDDVVARFNERFILSLGSCDSCLVVDDEMNVLPISGGKNVKPLPPPEEAGDNSKGAKKELEKIKDDLAESQPVGSLVNLARTVDQAKALLTFVDAIAEKTLRNTVTLTAARGRGKSAALGVAIAAAIAYGYSNVFITSPSPENLKTLFEFVFKGFDALGYADHADYTILQSTNPDFNKAIVRVNIHRQHRQTIQYIQPQDAHVLGQAELLVIDEAAAIPLPLVRKLMGPYLVFMASTINGYEGTGRSLSLKLIQQLREQSRGGAKIPGQDDTDVASRATGKIEKNSDKGLGGRSLREITLSEPIRYAPGDSVEKWLNKVLCLDATLPKSRMNTQGCPHPSQCQLLQVNRDTLFSFHPVSEKFLQQMMALYVASHYKNTPNDLQLMSDAPAHQLFVLVPPIDEDAAKLPEPLCVIQVALEGRISRQSVLNSLSRGQRAGGDLIPWLVSQQFQDEDFAGLSGARVVRIATNPEYLSMGYGSRALELLVDFFEGKFTDLSERLAESQEEMVRVTDEELTNSNLLDDNIQVRDIRSMPPLFGKLSERRPDDLDYLGVSYGLTPSLHKFWKRASFAPVYLRQTANDLTGEHSCVMLRTLSTGSNDASWLGAFARDFHRRFVSLLSYQFRTFASVLSLSIGESATAGANLDSSLAPPPLKKSDLDAAFSPFDLKRLDSYANNLLDYHVILDMVPTIATWYFSGRLNGSVSLSGIQQSILLAIGLQRKSVDDLEKELTLPSSQLLAMFLKIVRKMSTYFRSLQENAVADTLPADQVPTTEAGPDAHDEVVDERFKPLETTLDDELREGGEEINTEMREKQRALIDSLPLDKYEISNGEAGWEEAEKQIRAGGAPTVSVKSSKQSKRKKGETARELYDQEVESKRQKVIQKGTEGKKGTEGKKKKRS